aaaaaaaaaaaagtcttctcTGTTTAGTTGGATCAACAATAAAACAGAGCTCTTAAAGTGGCTTTCCACTTATCTTGATGTCACTTCTGATTGCTCCTTGGATCATCTTAACGACAAAGTactacaaaaagaaagaaaagaaaagtttattTAGCAAAGTTGGACAAGACAGTAACATCGAAGTGGTGTCTATAAAGTGGATGAAGTGTGTTCTTTTTACCTGAGCGGCGATGATAAGAGGGATGAGTTTCTTTCCTTTATCATCAGAGTAAGATCCATCCACCATCTTCTTGTCTACATGAATCGCTTTCTTCTGATTCGTTGCTACATCCGTTATCGCCTTAACCAGGTTTGGGATCCACGCTTCACCATTCGGTAATGCCTAAACCGAGAGAAAGAGATCAGATTAAGTGATTTTTTAACACTCTTTAAATCAGTTCAAGTCGAGAGATTAAACAAACCTTTTCTTCCTTGTCATTCTTGATGCATCTCCCACTGTTCTCCGCATACACAACCTCAATTGCAGAGTCCTACAAGCCAGTAGAAGCATTATAACTGATTCTTTTCCGAAACATGGTAATACTATTGTAAAGCCATAATACCTCAAACTGTTGTTTTCCCATCTTAGAACCAGCGCGGATGGTTTTGAGGAGAGAATCTGATCTCTTGGAGGAAAAAGTTTCGTAGGAAAGATCATCGGGTGGTGAGAATTGAGCATGAGTCAAAACAAGCAAGGTTTTGCACCAAATCTCTTTTCCAAAGGTTTGGGTGATAGCTTGAACAACTTGCTTATCTAGCTCATCCACTCGATACACATCCAGACGATCAACATAGAGCAACACATCTATGGTTCTGTTCACAAGAAACCTGGCCCCAAAATTGCGACAAGGTAAGCCCCAACACACAAAATCCAACTTGAATACTTCAGTTGAGCAAATTCACAATTTAATCACAAAGGAATGACATAAGCTCATATGAAACATGGAGTTATAATCACATAAACATGgagttaaccaaaaaaaaagccaaTAAATGACAAACATAATGGAATTAAAAAGAGTACTAGTAGTGACTGACCCTTTGATTAACTCGAGGGCTTGGTGATTGACATAACCAGCTTCGACAAGGCCAGGGGTGTCAATAATGTTAATAGTGAAGCCTCccattgttcttgaaaccatCACTGGCCTCAAACCCTCTGCCTGAAGATTTGAAAAATGACTACACTTTCTTAATCCCAGCTTCAATTATTGCAAATTCAAATTCAATTGAGGCTTGCTTACCTGGAAAGGACTGACACGGACGACTTGTTCACCAATAAGAGAGTTGACAGTGGATGATTTTCCCACACCGCCTTTCCCCATTACAACAACTGTCAATGAGTTCATATCCTGCAAAATTACACATCCCTTAAGAGTATCACAAACAGTGCAAAGAAAacaggaaaaagaaaagaagaaacctTTTGCTTCAATTTGGCGAAGAATTCAATTAACTTTTCCTGGGTAGCTGCTGGAAATTGCTGAAACCCAACCCATTCGCGAACATTG
The window above is part of the Brassica napus cultivar Da-Ae chromosome C8, Da-Ae, whole genome shotgun sequence genome. Proteins encoded here:
- the LOC106377345 gene encoding translocase of chloroplast 33, chloroplastic-like isoform X1, which produces MGSNVREWVGFQQFPAATQEKLIEFFAKLKQKDMNSLTVVVMGKGGVGKSSTVNSLIGEQVVRVSPFQAEGLRPVMVSRTMGGFTINIIDTPGLVEAGYVNHQALELIKGFLVNRTIDVLLYVDRLDVYRVDELDKQVVQAITQTFGKEIWCKTLLVLTHAQFSPPDDLSYETFSSKRSDSLLKTIRAGSKMGKQQFEDSAIEVVYAENSGRCIKNDKEEKALPNGEAWIPNLVKAITDVATNQKKAIHVDKKMVDGSYSDDKGKKLIPLIIAAQYFVVKMIQGAIRSDIKISGKPL
- the LOC106377345 gene encoding translocase of chloroplast 33, chloroplastic-like (The RefSeq protein has 3 substitutions compared to this genomic sequence): MGSLVREWVGFQQFPAATQEKLIEFFAKLKQKDMNSLTVVVMGKGGVGKSSTVNSLIGEQVVRVSPFQAEGLRPVMVSRTMGGFTINIIDTPGLVEAGYVNHQALELIKGFLVNRTIDVLLYVDRLDVYRVDELDKQVVQAITQTFGKEIWCKTLLVLTHAQFSPPDDLSYETFSSKRSDSLLKTIRAGSKMGKQQFEDSAIEVVYAENSGRCSKNDKEEKALPNGEAWIPNLVKAITDVATNQKKAIHVDKKMVDGSYSDDKGKKLIPLIIAAQYFVVKMIQGAIRSDIKTSGKPL